In the genome of Cryptosporangium aurantiacum, the window ATGCGACCGCCGCGTCCTCGCAGGCCGCGGTCGACAAGGCCAGCAAGAACTACAACATCCAGTTCGTCCAAGGCGTCCAGGGCGACGAGTTCTACATCACGATGCAGTGCGGGATCGAGGAGGAGGCGAAGCGGCTCGGCGTCACGGTGAAGACGCAGGGGCCGACGAAGTTCGACCCGACGCTGCAGAAGCCGATCGTCGACTCGGTGGTCAGCGCCAAGCCGGACGCGCTGCTGGTGGCTCCGACCGACGTCACCGCGATGCAGTCGCCGCTGAACCAGGCGAAGGCCGCCGGCATCAAGGTCGTGCTCGTGGACACCACGGTCAACGACCCGTCGGTGGCCGTGTCGGCGATCGCGTCCGACAACGTCGGCGGCGGAAAGGCCGCGTTCGAGGCGATCCAGAAGCTGGCGCCGCAGGGCGGCAAGGTGCTGGTCATGTCCACCGACCCCGGCATCTCGACGATCGACCAGCGGGCCAAGGGCTTCGAGGACGCGGTGAAGACCGACTCGAAGTACCAGTACGTGGGCGTGCAGTACTCGCACAACGACCCGGCCACCGCGGCCAACCTGATCAGCGCGGCCCTGCAGAAGGACCCGGACATCGTCGGCGTCTTCGCCCTCAACCTGTTCTCCGCGGAGGGCACCGCCACCGGAATCC includes:
- a CDS encoding ABC transporter substrate-binding protein, with the protein product MKRTPLAVLCVLALALAGCSSSKPDEETGPGADDATAASSQAAVDKASKNYNIQFVQGVQGDEFYITMQCGIEEEAKRLGVTVKTQGPTKFDPTLQKPIVDSVVSAKPDALLVAPTDVTAMQSPLNQAKAAGIKVVLVDTTVNDPSVAVSAIASDNVGGGKAAFEAIQKLAPQGGKVLVMSTDPGISTIDQRAKGFEDAVKTDSKYQYVGVQYSHNDPATAANLISAALQKDPDIVGVFALNLFSAEGTATGIRQAGKSGKIQVVGFDAGPNQVAALRAGTVQALIAQQPAEIGKFGLDAAVAALDGGKVTPKVQTGFTILTKDNIDGDGAKAVYKSNC